A region of Moorena producens PAL-8-15-08-1 DNA encodes the following proteins:
- a CDS encoding SDR family oxidoreductase, translated as MSNFKDQVALITGASSGIGAALAHELAREGANVVLLARRAERLETIASQIDPNGQRVLAIPCDVTKDGELDQAATFARSKFGKIDIVVANAGWSLKGNVENLRVNDYRRLWETNVFGVLSTIYATLDDLKKTQGRLVIISSVKSYVALSGDYPYSMSKFAMRALCESLSQELAPHGVSVTHICPGYVATEIRQLDNQGIGHSDWEDPISPRLLISADQTAKQIVQAIYQRQREQVITNYGKIIVLIKRHMPWLLSLLISKFKIKVAAKPSPIQQ; from the coding sequence ATGAGCAACTTTAAGGATCAAGTGGCACTAATCACAGGAGCTTCTTCTGGCATTGGAGCAGCTCTTGCTCATGAATTAGCCCGTGAAGGAGCCAATGTGGTACTCCTAGCTCGGCGAGCAGAACGATTAGAAACCATAGCTTCACAAATTGATCCTAATGGTCAACGTGTACTTGCTATCCCCTGTGATGTGACGAAGGATGGTGAGCTTGATCAAGCGGCAACCTTTGCCCGTAGTAAGTTCGGCAAAATTGATATCGTTGTTGCTAATGCTGGCTGGTCTTTGAAGGGTAATGTGGAAAACCTCAGGGTGAATGACTATCGACGTCTGTGGGAAACCAATGTTTTTGGGGTACTGAGTACCATCTACGCGACCTTAGATGACCTCAAGAAAACTCAAGGAAGACTGGTCATTATTAGTAGCGTAAAAAGTTACGTTGCCTTGAGTGGCGATTATCCTTATAGTATGAGCAAATTTGCTATGCGGGCTTTGTGTGAGTCGTTGTCTCAAGAGTTGGCTCCCCATGGCGTGTCGGTGACACACATTTGTCCAGGGTACGTTGCTACTGAAATTCGTCAGCTAGACAATCAGGGAATTGGGCATTCAGACTGGGAGGATCCTATTTCCCCCAGGCTTCTGATTTCTGCTGATCAAACTGCCAAACAAATTGTTCAAGCTATTTACCAACGACAACGGGAACAGGTAATAACAAACTACGGCAAAATAATTGTCCTGATCAAACGTCACATGCCTTGGTTGCTCTCATTGCTGATTTCAAAATTTAAAATCAAGGTAGCTGCTAAGCCGTCACCTATTCAGCAATAA
- a CDS encoding metallophosphoesterase family protein — protein MWAILSGIEGNIAAYEAVLADIKRQRFKVEALYILGDIVAANQDSEQVIKRIQNPLPRELEPQVCVGWWEEQCFTLHGLGSTPEPTELIERFGKETAKLLWDSVSRESLQWLRNCHFGFFELDCLLIHGSTVSVSDELTPETLPWKMLDRLQRVQANHLFCGRSGQVFEYQLQGGSVNSSVMTLDRQQPVQTITTPKRRVVGVGNVGKEPGKATYTLYSPNSDFLEFKTVFYGNNKGSGN, from the coding sequence ATGTGGGCAATTTTAAGCGGAATTGAAGGAAATATCGCAGCTTACGAAGCAGTGTTGGCAGATATCAAACGCCAGCGCTTTAAGGTGGAAGCATTGTATATTCTGGGGGATATCGTAGCAGCTAACCAAGATAGCGAACAAGTAATTAAACGAATTCAGAATCCTTTACCTAGAGAATTAGAACCCCAAGTATGCGTAGGCTGGTGGGAAGAACAATGCTTTACTTTACACGGTTTGGGTTCGACACCAGAACCGACAGAATTAATCGAGCGCTTTGGTAAAGAAACCGCTAAACTTCTTTGGGATTCGGTATCTCGTGAAAGCTTACAGTGGTTACGCAATTGTCATTTTGGCTTCTTTGAATTAGATTGTTTGTTAATTCACGGTAGCACTGTTAGCGTCAGCGATGAGTTAACCCCCGAAACCCTACCCTGGAAAATGCTAGACCGCTTGCAAAGAGTCCAGGCAAATCATCTCTTTTGTGGTCGTTCGGGTCAAGTATTTGAATATCAACTACAAGGAGGTTCGGTAAATAGTTCGGTGATGACTTTAGATCGCCAGCAACCCGTGCAAACTATTACTACACCCAAAAGAAGAGTTGTTGGTGTAGGAAATGTAGGCAAAGAACCAGGAAAGGCTACTTATACCCTTTATAGTCCAAATAGCGATTTTCTAGAGTTTAAAACAGTTTTTTATGGCAATAACAAGGGATCTGGTAATTAG
- a CDS encoding metallophosphoesterase family protein, whose amino-acid sequence MKIAVISCIHGNYAALDAVLLDIDQQKAEKIYCLGDLVGYGPYPNAVVEQIRSLDIPTVQGCWDEDIVEGLNACECSYPSLLAEKRGKIAHEWTNKHVNPEVREYLAQLPHTYKEDNLCFVHGSPNSNHEYLLPEMDAFTALERVLSSDADILFCGHTHFPYVRTLDSGQLQVKVRQPNINEQPTISFNTPLKQIINVGSVGEPRHGRPNATYVIYDTETQAVDLREVEYDYQTTCAAILDAGLPPIFAWRLARGLEFAEKADDPTHVCER is encoded by the coding sequence ATGAAAATAGCAGTGATATCTTGTATCCATGGTAATTATGCAGCTTTAGATGCAGTTTTACTGGATATTGACCAACAAAAAGCAGAAAAGATTTATTGTCTGGGGGATTTAGTGGGTTATGGTCCCTATCCTAATGCAGTGGTGGAACAAATTCGTTCTTTAGATATTCCCACTGTACAGGGCTGTTGGGATGAAGATATTGTAGAAGGACTCAATGCTTGTGAATGTAGTTATCCTTCCCTGTTGGCGGAAAAAAGAGGTAAAATCGCCCACGAATGGACAAATAAGCACGTCAATCCCGAAGTTAGGGAATATTTAGCCCAACTACCCCATACCTACAAAGAAGATAATCTCTGTTTCGTACATGGTAGTCCTAATAGCAACCACGAATATTTGTTACCCGAAATGGATGCTTTCACTGCTTTAGAAAGAGTTCTCTCTAGCGATGCAGATATATTATTTTGCGGACATACCCACTTTCCCTATGTCCGCACCCTAGATTCTGGACAATTACAGGTTAAAGTTCGTCAACCCAATATAAACGAACAACCAACCATAAGTTTTAATACTCCCCTGAAGCAAATTATCAATGTCGGTTCGGTAGGCGAACCCCGTCATGGTCGTCCCAATGCTACCTATGTTATCTATGACACGGAAACACAAGCAGTAGACTTGCGGGAAGTGGAGTATGACTATCAAACAACCTGCGCTGCCATCTTAGATGCTGGTTTACCACCGATTTTCGCTTGGCGTTTGGCTAGAGGTTTGGAATTTGCCGAAAAAGCCGACGATCCGACTCATGTGTGTGAGAGGTAA